One Mycobacterium marseillense DNA window includes the following coding sequences:
- a CDS encoding SDR family NAD(P)-dependent oxidoreductase — MRVLITGGTGFVGGWTAKAISDAGHSVRFLVRNPAKLQTTVAQLGVDTSDFAVADITDRVAVRDALQGCDAVVHSAALVATDPRQTPQMLATNMQGAQNVLGQSVELGLDPIVHVSSFTALFHPDLETLTADLPVVGGADGYGTSKAQVEIYARGLQDAGAPVNITYPGMVLGPPVGDQFGEAGEGVRAAVQMHAIPGRSAAWLIVDVRDLAAVHAALLEPGRGPRRYTAGGHRVPAADLANLLGQVAGTPMVAVPIPDTALRVAGAVLDRANRFLPFETPFTWAGMQYYTQMPASDDSPSERELGITYRDPHETVADTFAAMRVESE, encoded by the coding sequence ATGCGGGTTCTCATCACGGGCGGTACGGGCTTTGTCGGCGGGTGGACGGCCAAGGCCATTTCCGATGCGGGGCATTCAGTGCGGTTCCTGGTCCGCAATCCCGCAAAGCTGCAGACCACCGTCGCGCAGCTGGGTGTGGACACCTCGGACTTCGCCGTCGCCGACATCACCGATCGCGTCGCGGTACGCGACGCGTTGCAGGGTTGCGACGCCGTCGTGCACAGCGCCGCCCTGGTGGCCACCGATCCGCGCCAGACACCGCAGATGCTCGCCACCAACATGCAGGGCGCCCAGAACGTGCTCGGTCAGTCCGTCGAGCTCGGTTTGGATCCGATCGTCCACGTGTCGAGTTTCACCGCGCTGTTCCATCCGGACCTGGAGACGCTGACGGCGGATCTGCCGGTGGTGGGCGGGGCGGACGGCTACGGAACGTCCAAGGCGCAGGTCGAGATCTATGCTCGCGGCCTGCAGGATGCGGGCGCGCCGGTCAACATCACGTATCCGGGCATGGTGCTCGGTCCGCCGGTCGGCGACCAGTTCGGCGAGGCCGGCGAGGGCGTGCGGGCGGCCGTGCAGATGCATGCGATCCCGGGGCGCAGCGCGGCATGGCTGATCGTCGACGTCCGCGACCTGGCCGCCGTGCACGCGGCGTTGCTCGAGCCCGGGCGCGGGCCGCGGCGCTACACCGCCGGGGGTCACCGGGTGCCCGCGGCCGACCTCGCGAACCTGCTCGGCCAGGTCGCCGGGACGCCGATGGTGGCCGTCCCGATCCCGGACACCGCGCTGCGGGTGGCGGGCGCGGTGCTGGATCGGGCGAATCGCTTCCTGCCCTTCGAGACTCCGTTCACCTGGGCGGGAATGCAGTACTACACCCAGATGCCGGCCTCCGACGATTCCCCGAGCGAACGGGAACTGGGCATCACCTATCGCGATCCCCACGAGACGGTGGCGGACACGTTCGCGGCGATGCGCGTGGAAAGCGAATAG